One Microcaecilia unicolor chromosome 8, aMicUni1.1, whole genome shotgun sequence DNA window includes the following coding sequences:
- the RNF114 gene encoding E3 ubiquitin-protein ligase RNF114: MAAEVSSPAGRAASADVPAPFTCPVCLEVFEKPIKVKCGHVFCTVCLQECLKPKIPVCGVCRSSLTPGIRALDLEKQIETTETTCRGCNQKMYLSKMRVHAASCSKYQNYVMEGIKAATRDQPPHTRDVPNRYTFPCPYCSEKNFDQEGLVEHCRKCHSMDTRQVVCPICAAMPWGDPNYMSANFMEHIHRRHRFSYDTFVDYDADEDAMMNEAVLRSLVDN; this comes from the exons ATGGCGGCCGAGGTGAGCTCGCCGGCTGGAAGGGCTGCGAGTGCGGATGTGCCGGCGCCGTTCACCTGTCCTGTCTGCCTGGAGGTGTTCGAGAAGCCTATTAAAGTGAAGTGTGGACACGt CTTTTGTACTGTGTGCCTGCAAGAATGTTTGAAGCCAAAAATACCTGTATGTGGTGTGTGCCGCTCCTCGCTGACCCCTGGTATTAGGGCTCTGGATCTTGAAAAGCAAATTGAAACAACTGAAACCACTTGCAGAGGATGCAATCAAAAA ATGTACCTTTCCAAAATGCGTGTCCATGCTGCTTCCTGCTCTAAATACCAGAATTATGTAATGGAAGGCATTAAAGCAGCAACAAGAGATCAGCCTCCTCATACCAG ggATGTTCCAAATCGCTACACATTTCCCTGTCCTTACTGCAGCGAAAAGAACTTTGATCAGGAAGGATTAGTTGAACACTGCAGAAAATGCCACAGTATGGATACCAGACAAGTG GTTTGCCCAATCTGTGCTGCTATGCCATGGGGGGATCCAAATTACATGAGTGCAAACTTCATGGAGCACATTCACAGACGGCACCGCTTTTCCTATGACACTTTTGTG GACTATGATGCTGATGAGGATGCCATGATGAATGAAGCCGTGCTGCGATCTTTGGTGGATAACTGA